A single window of Neisseria chenwenguii DNA harbors:
- a CDS encoding carbon starvation CstA family protein, with the protein MKALKSFLIWGAVVLSGVMAFATLAFSRGEHVSAVWLVVAAVSVYCIAYRFYSLYICKNILQLDERRMTPAERNNNGVDYVPTDKKVLFGHHFAAIAGAGPLVGPVLASQMGYLPGTLWIIFGVVLAGAVQDMMVLFVSMRRDGKSLGEIIKQELGTTAGVIASIGILMIMIIITSVLALIVVKALTHSPWGTFTIMATVPIALFMGFYARFIRPGKLGEIAIVGFIAMMSAVIFGDRVAQSSIGHWFDLNGVQLAVFIMLYGGISSLLPVWFLMTPRDYLATFLKIGTIIALAIGIVIVGPELKMPAVTHFIDGTGPVFSGKLFPFLFITIACGAVSGFHALISSGTTPKMIANETHVRAIGYGGMLMESFVAMMALAAACSLDPGVYFAMNSPAALIGTDVHTAAQAITTKLNIPADAAVLAHTAKEVGENSILSRAGGAPTLAVGMAHIMSRLIPGEAMMAFWYHFALLFEAMFILTAVDAGTRTSRFMFQDLLGTFVKPLGTGRGMFSNVVATFLAVGSWGYFLYTGVTDPLGGINSLWPLFGIGNQMLAGIALIMVAVVLVKMKRERYVWVPLLPATGLLIVTAVASLQKLFDPDPHVSFLAHAAKYREAAAAGQVLAPAKDVAQMSQIVLNDYVNSTLCAAFMLVVVFVAIYGWFVAMKARKVAWPTAKEIPAVYRDEVAAGEKAA; encoded by the coding sequence ATGAAAGCGTTAAAATCGTTCTTGATATGGGGGGCGGTGGTGTTGTCCGGTGTCATGGCCTTTGCCACACTTGCCTTCAGCCGTGGCGAACACGTCAGCGCGGTTTGGCTGGTTGTGGCTGCCGTTTCGGTTTACTGCATTGCCTACCGTTTTTACAGCCTCTATATCTGTAAAAACATTTTGCAGCTCGACGAGCGCCGTATGACGCCGGCCGAGCGCAATAATAATGGTGTGGACTATGTGCCGACCGACAAGAAAGTTTTGTTCGGCCACCACTTCGCTGCGATCGCAGGCGCCGGCCCGCTGGTGGGACCGGTATTGGCTTCGCAGATGGGTTATCTGCCCGGTACGCTGTGGATTATCTTCGGCGTCGTACTGGCAGGTGCGGTGCAGGATATGATGGTGCTGTTTGTTTCGATGCGCCGCGACGGCAAGTCGTTGGGCGAAATCATCAAGCAGGAATTGGGTACGACCGCCGGCGTGATTGCGTCCATCGGTATTCTCATGATCATGATCATCATTACCTCCGTGTTGGCATTGATTGTGGTGAAAGCGCTGACACACAGCCCGTGGGGTACGTTTACCATTATGGCGACCGTGCCGATTGCGCTGTTTATGGGCTTCTATGCACGCTTTATCCGTCCGGGCAAACTGGGCGAAATCGCGATTGTCGGCTTTATCGCTATGATGAGCGCCGTGATTTTCGGTGACCGCGTGGCGCAAAGTTCCATCGGTCACTGGTTTGACCTCAACGGCGTGCAACTGGCCGTATTCATCATGCTCTACGGCGGTATTTCTTCATTGCTGCCGGTTTGGTTCCTGATGACCCCGCGCGACTATCTGGCGACTTTCCTGAAAATCGGTACGATTATTGCGCTGGCCATCGGCATCGTCATTGTCGGCCCCGAACTGAAAATGCCTGCCGTAACCCACTTCATCGACGGTACCGGCCCGGTATTCTCCGGCAAACTGTTCCCGTTCTTGTTCATTACCATCGCCTGTGGTGCGGTATCCGGTTTCCACGCGCTGATTTCTTCCGGCACAACGCCGAAAATGATTGCCAACGAAACCCACGTCCGCGCCATCGGTTACGGCGGTATGTTGATGGAAAGTTTCGTTGCCATGATGGCTTTGGCGGCTGCCTGCTCGCTGGATCCGGGCGTGTACTTCGCCATGAACAGCCCTGCTGCATTGATCGGTACTGACGTGCACACTGCTGCGCAAGCGATTACCACCAAACTGAACATCCCTGCTGATGCCGCCGTCTTGGCGCATACCGCAAAAGAAGTGGGCGAAAATTCCATTCTTTCCCGCGCAGGTGGTGCACCGACCCTCGCCGTCGGGATGGCGCACATCATGAGCCGCCTGATTCCCGGCGAAGCCATGATGGCCTTCTGGTATCACTTCGCGCTCTTGTTTGAAGCCATGTTCATTCTGACCGCCGTTGACGCGGGTACCCGTACATCGCGCTTCATGTTCCAAGATTTGCTGGGTACATTCGTCAAACCTTTGGGCACCGGCCGCGGTATGTTCTCCAACGTTGTCGCTACTTTCCTGGCCGTCGGTTCTTGGGGTTACTTCCTCTATACCGGCGTTACCGACCCGCTGGGCGGCATTAACTCGCTCTGGCCGCTGTTTGGTATCGGCAACCAAATGCTCGCCGGCATCGCCCTGATTATGGTCGCCGTCGTTCTCGTGAAGATGAAACGCGAACGCTACGTCTGGGTTCCGCTGCTGCCTGCAACCGGTCTGCTGATCGTTACCGCCGTTGCATCCCTGCAAAAACTGTTCGACCCCGATCCGCACGTCAGCTTCTTGGCGCACGCTGCCAAATACCGCGAGGCTGCCGCCGCAGGCCAAGTTTTGGCACCCGCTAAAGACGTGGCACAAATGAGCCAGATTGTGTTGAACGACTACGTTAACTCAACTTTGTGTGCAGCCTTTATGCTGGTGGTTGTGTTTGTCGCCATCTACGGTTGGTTTGTCGCAATGAAAGCGCGTAAAGTGGCTTGGCCGACTGCCAAAGAAATCCCTGCCGTTTACCGCGATGAGGTGGCTGCCGGTGAAAAAGCTGCTTAA
- a CDS encoding CstA-like transporter-associated (seleno)protein, translated as MLNHPFVGRLKKACKEARIAANYMAGIPDYDRYVATQRRHNPNAPVMTKVEFLDYCRLKSNGNGRCC; from the coding sequence CTGCTTAATCATCCTTTTGTAGGCCGTCTGAAAAAAGCCTGTAAAGAGGCGCGCATCGCAGCCAACTACATGGCAGGCATTCCGGATTACGACCGCTATGTTGCGACACAGCGCCGCCATAATCCGAATGCGCCGGTCATGACCAAGGTAGAATTTCTGGATTACTGCCGTCTGAAAAGTAACGGCAACGGACGCTGCTGTTAA
- a CDS encoding N-acetylmuramoyl-L-alanine amidase, translating to MVKLTRRQIVRQAAGLFFTLTPITSALAARRASGPAQFVAVRIWPANAYTRVTVESTRALRYQHFALENPNRLVLDIQGAQINTVLQGISKKVLPDDPFIRSIRAGQNTPNTVRIVIDLKQSVHPQVFSLAPVSSFKNRLVIDLYPQGVDANDPMMALLNGDRPRSAGTTTRRQVEQQRQTPNRPRQPEPDYTLPPQTRSGSRRPVIMLDPGHGGEDPGAIGRSGLREKNVVLSVARETKRRLESMGYTVYMTRNEDVFIPLNIRVAKARARRADVFVSIHADAFTSPSARGTGVYILNTRGATSAAAKFLAQTQNNADAIGGVPSSGNRHVDNAILDMTQTATMRDSRRLGNSVLTELGKLNKLHKGRVDEANFAVLRAPDIPSILVETAFISNPTEEQLLASVSFRSRCADSIATGIQKYINTAVLRR from the coding sequence ATGGTTAAACTGACAAGACGACAGATTGTCCGCCAAGCGGCCGGTCTTTTTTTCACCCTCACTCCGATTACTTCCGCCCTCGCCGCCCGCCGCGCATCGGGTCCCGCGCAGTTTGTGGCCGTGCGTATATGGCCGGCAAACGCCTATACCCGTGTGACCGTCGAAAGCACGCGCGCGCTGCGTTACCAGCATTTCGCATTGGAAAATCCCAACCGGCTGGTACTCGACATTCAGGGTGCGCAGATTAATACTGTTTTGCAGGGCATCTCGAAAAAAGTGCTGCCCGACGACCCGTTTATCCGCAGCATCCGCGCAGGGCAAAATACGCCCAACACCGTGCGCATCGTGATCGATTTGAAACAGAGCGTCCACCCGCAGGTCTTCTCGCTCGCGCCCGTGAGCAGCTTTAAAAACCGCTTGGTCATCGACCTTTACCCGCAGGGCGTGGATGCCAACGACCCGATGATGGCACTGCTCAACGGCGACCGCCCGCGCTCCGCCGGCACCACCACCCGCCGCCAAGTCGAGCAACAGCGCCAAACGCCAAACCGGCCGCGTCAGCCCGAACCCGACTACACGCTGCCGCCGCAAACGCGCAGCGGCAGTCGCCGCCCCGTCATCATGCTCGATCCCGGTCACGGCGGCGAAGATCCAGGCGCCATCGGCCGCAGCGGACTGCGTGAAAAAAACGTCGTCCTATCCGTTGCCCGCGAAACAAAGAGACGTCTCGAATCAATGGGCTACACCGTTTACATGACCCGCAACGAAGACGTATTCATCCCGCTCAACATCCGCGTTGCCAAAGCGCGCGCGCGCCGTGCCGACGTTTTCGTTTCCATCCACGCCGACGCCTTCACCAGCCCGAGCGCACGCGGAACGGGCGTTTACATCCTCAACACCCGCGGCGCCACCAGCGCGGCAGCGAAATTCCTCGCACAAACGCAAAACAACGCCGACGCCATCGGCGGCGTCCCCTCCAGCGGCAACCGCCACGTCGATAACGCCATTCTCGACATGACCCAAACCGCCACCATGCGCGACAGCCGCCGCCTCGGCAATTCTGTGCTGACCGAATTGGGCAAACTCAACAAGCTGCACAAAGGCCGTGTGGACGAAGCCAACTTCGCCGTATTGCGCGCGCCCGACATTCCGTCGATTCTGGTCGAAACCGCGTTTATCTCCAACCCGACCGAAGAGCAGCTCCTCGCCAGCGTCTCGTTTCGCAGCCGCTGCGCCGACTCGATTGCCACCGGCATTCAGAAATACATCAACACCGCCGTGTTGCGCCGTTGA
- the tsaE gene encoding tRNA (adenosine(37)-N6)-threonylcarbamoyltransferase complex ATPase subunit type 1 TsaE, giving the protein MSGGATLTRFLPDEAATLAWGGEWAKQLSAPLTVYLEGGLGAGKTTFTRGLLRGLGHTGTVKSPTYAIVESYALPQFALHHFDLYRFTSPEEWEDAGLDELFADNSVRLIEWPQQGGGFVPPADLTVSLSRDGSGRSCAVTAHTPQGRKILESWLN; this is encoded by the coding sequence ATGAGTGGCGGCGCAACTCTGACCCGATTTCTGCCCGATGAAGCGGCGACCCTGGCTTGGGGCGGCGAATGGGCAAAACAGCTGTCCGCGCCGTTAACGGTGTATCTCGAAGGCGGTTTGGGCGCGGGAAAAACGACGTTTACCCGCGGCCTTTTGCGCGGTTTGGGGCATACGGGCACGGTAAAAAGCCCGACCTACGCCATCGTCGAATCCTACGCGCTGCCGCAGTTTGCGCTGCACCATTTCGATTTGTACCGCTTCACGTCGCCCGAAGAATGGGAAGACGCGGGCTTGGACGAGTTGTTTGCCGACAACAGCGTCCGCCTGATCGAATGGCCGCAGCAGGGCGGCGGCTTTGTTCCGCCCGCCGACCTGACCGTTTCGCTTTCCCGCGACGGCAGCGGCAGAAGCTGCGCCGTTACCGCCCACACACCGCAAGGCCGAAAAATTTTAGAATCATGGTTAAACTGA
- the murI gene encoding glutamate racemase, which produces MNNTNQCPIGVFDSGVGGLTNVRALMERLPMENIVYFGDTARVPYGTKSRATIETFSMQIVDFLLEHDVKALVIACNTIAATAGQRIRQKAGNMPVLDVISAGAQAALATTRNNKIGIIATNTTVNSNAYARAIHSQNSATLVRTQAAPLLVPLVEEGWLDHEVTRLTVREYLKPLLVDNIDTLVLGCTHFPLLKPLIGQEAPGVALVDSAITTAEATAQALSAAGLLNSENPAPDCRFYVSDIPLRFRTIGERFLGRSMEQIEMVTLG; this is translated from the coding sequence ATGAACAACACCAACCAATGCCCCATCGGCGTCTTCGATTCCGGAGTCGGCGGCCTCACCAACGTCCGCGCCCTGATGGAACGCCTGCCGATGGAAAACATCGTCTATTTCGGCGACACCGCCCGCGTTCCCTACGGCACCAAATCGCGTGCCACCATCGAAACCTTTTCTATGCAGATCGTCGATTTCCTGCTCGAACACGACGTCAAAGCGCTGGTCATCGCCTGCAACACCATCGCCGCTACCGCCGGCCAGAGAATCCGCCAGAAAGCCGGCAACATGCCCGTTCTCGACGTCATTTCCGCCGGCGCACAAGCTGCGCTGGCGACCACCCGCAACAACAAAATCGGCATCATCGCCACCAACACTACCGTCAACAGCAACGCCTACGCCCGTGCCATCCACAGCCAAAATTCCGCCACGCTGGTGCGTACCCAAGCCGCGCCGCTGCTCGTCCCCCTCGTCGAAGAAGGCTGGCTTGATCACGAAGTTACCCGCCTGACTGTGCGCGAATACCTCAAACCGCTGCTGGTGGACAATATCGACACGCTGGTATTGGGCTGCACCCACTTCCCTCTGCTCAAGCCGCTCATCGGCCAAGAAGCTCCCGGCGTCGCGCTGGTCGATTCCGCCATCACCACCGCCGAAGCCACTGCCCAAGCCCTGTCGGCTGCCGGTTTGCTCAACTCCGAAAATCCCGCGCCCGACTGCCGCTTCTACGTCAGCGACATCCCCCTGCGTTTCCGCACCATAGGCGAACGCTTCTTGGGGCGGAGTATGGAACAGATTGAAATGGTAACGCTGGGATAG
- a CDS encoding ProQ/FINO family protein, translating to MTQETALGAALKNAVQTMSKKKQTDMIADHIYGKYDVFKRFKPLAVGIDQDLAAALPQYDPALIARVLANHCRRPRYLKALARGGKRFDLNNRFKGEVSAEEQAIARQHPAVKEAMAAQAAREAAKVASQAETAQEEAVQPEAETVAQTTAADTPAAE from the coding sequence ATGACGCAAGAAACCGCTTTGGGCGCCGCGCTGAAAAACGCTGTCCAAACCATGAGCAAAAAGAAACAGACCGACATGATTGCCGACCACATCTACGGCAAATACGACGTGTTCAAACGTTTCAAACCGCTGGCCGTCGGCATCGACCAAGACCTCGCTGCCGCCCTGCCCCAATACGATCCCGCCCTGATTGCACGCGTATTGGCCAACCACTGCCGCCGCCCCCGCTACCTCAAAGCCCTCGCCCGAGGCGGCAAACGCTTTGATCTGAACAACCGCTTCAAAGGCGAAGTCAGCGCGGAAGAACAAGCCATCGCCCGGCAACACCCCGCCGTGAAAGAAGCCATGGCCGCCCAAGCCGCGCGTGAAGCCGCCAAAGTCGCTTCACAAGCAGAAACTGCGCAGGAGGAAGCTGTTCAACCCGAAGCCGAAACCGTTGCACAAACCACCGCAGCGGATACGCCTGCAGCAGAATAA
- the aroC gene encoding chorismate synthase gives MAGNTFGQLFTVTTFGESHGAALGCIIDGCPPNLPLTEADIQADLDRRKPGTSRHVTQRREADEVEILSGVFEGKTTGTPIALLIRNTDQRSKDYGNIARQFRPGHADYTYWHKYGIRDYRGGGRSSARETAARVAAGAIAKKWLKQQFGTEIVCWVTQVGEVEIAFENEDFISQNPFFAANQSQIGELEAYMDSIRKSLDSVGAKLHIEARNVPVGLGEPVFDRLDADIAHALMSINAVKGVEIGDGFAVAAQRGSYHGDELTPQSFQSNHAGGILGGISTGQTVTANFAIKPTSSIATPRQSIDIEGNPVELATHGRHDPCVGLRAAPIAEAMLALVLADHALRHRAQNADVRIETPDIAKLGGA, from the coding sequence ATGGCAGGCAATACATTCGGACAACTCTTCACCGTCACCACCTTCGGCGAAAGCCACGGCGCCGCGCTCGGCTGCATCATCGACGGCTGTCCGCCCAACCTCCCGCTCACAGAAGCCGACATCCAAGCCGACCTCGACCGTCGCAAACCCGGCACCAGCCGCCACGTTACCCAGCGCCGCGAAGCCGACGAAGTGGAAATCCTCTCCGGCGTGTTCGAAGGCAAAACCACCGGCACACCCATCGCCCTGCTCATCCGCAACACTGACCAGCGCAGCAAAGACTACGGCAACATCGCCCGCCAATTCCGCCCCGGTCACGCCGACTACACCTACTGGCACAAATACGGCATCCGCGACTACCGCGGCGGCGGACGCAGTTCTGCCCGCGAAACCGCCGCCCGCGTGGCTGCCGGTGCCATCGCCAAAAAATGGCTGAAACAGCAGTTCGGTACCGAAATCGTCTGCTGGGTAACGCAAGTCGGCGAAGTCGAAATCGCCTTTGAAAACGAAGACTTCATCAGCCAAAACCCGTTTTTCGCCGCCAACCAAAGCCAAATCGGCGAACTCGAAGCCTATATGGACAGCATCCGCAAATCGCTCGATTCAGTCGGCGCCAAGCTGCACATCGAAGCGCGCAACGTACCCGTCGGCCTCGGCGAACCCGTGTTCGACCGCCTCGATGCCGACATCGCCCACGCGCTGATGAGTATCAACGCCGTCAAAGGCGTCGAAATCGGCGACGGCTTCGCCGTCGCTGCCCAACGCGGCAGTTACCACGGCGACGAACTCACCCCACAAAGTTTTCAATCCAACCACGCGGGCGGCATACTCGGCGGCATCTCCACCGGCCAAACCGTTACCGCCAACTTCGCCATCAAGCCCACCAGCTCCATCGCCACGCCACGCCAATCCATTGATATAGAAGGTAATCCCGTCGAGCTCGCCACCCACGGCCGCCACGACCCCTGCGTCGGCCTGCGCGCCGCCCCCATCGCCGAAGCCATGCTCGCGCTGGTGCTGGCAGACCACGCCCTGCGCCACCGCGCTCAAAACGCCGACGTACGCATCGAGACTCCCGACATTGCCAAATTGGGCGGAGCATAA
- the hisB gene encoding imidazoleglycerol-phosphate dehydratase HisB, translated as MTKAQLHLTNFYLLVEEAGSLSKLARKCGYEKSASLSQLKRRLEEQKDDESARGIRPSLAEKLEKGMGKRKGWLGRDHSKELEKTAAEAEAAAQAVYLPSENQAAAFEIPGEGRFVTVTRNTCETQITVSLNLDGTGQSRFDTGVPFLEHMLDQIARHGMIDLDITCKGDLHIDDHHTVEDIGITLGQALKQALGSKAGIRRYGHAYVPLDEALSRVVLDLSGRPGLVYNLEFTRAVIGRFDVDLFEEFFHGLVNHSMMSLHIDNLRGKNAHHQAETVFKAFGRALRTAVEFDERLAGRMPSTKGTLTD; from the coding sequence ATGACCAAAGCCCAGCTCCACCTTACCAATTTTTACCTCTTAGTCGAAGAAGCCGGCTCGCTTTCCAAGCTGGCGCGCAAATGCGGTTACGAAAAATCCGCTTCCCTCTCCCAACTCAAACGCCGCCTTGAAGAACAGAAAGACGACGAAAGCGCGCGCGGCATCCGCCCCAGCCTTGCCGAAAAGCTGGAAAAAGGCATGGGCAAACGCAAAGGCTGGCTGGGTCGCGACCACAGCAAAGAGCTGGAAAAAACCGCCGCAGAAGCCGAAGCAGCAGCGCAAGCCGTTTATCTGCCGTCTGAAAACCAAGCCGCCGCGTTTGAAATCCCCGGCGAAGGCCGTTTCGTTACCGTTACCCGCAACACCTGCGAAACCCAGATTACCGTTTCCCTCAACCTCGACGGTACCGGCCAAAGCCGCTTCGACACCGGCGTTCCCTTCCTCGAGCATATGCTCGACCAAATCGCCCGCCACGGCATGATTGATTTGGACATCACATGCAAAGGCGATTTGCACATCGACGACCACCATACCGTCGAAGACATCGGCATCACCTTAGGCCAAGCCCTCAAACAGGCGCTCGGCAGCAAAGCCGGCATCCGACGCTACGGCCATGCCTATGTACCGCTCGACGAAGCCCTGAGCCGTGTCGTATTGGATTTGTCCGGCCGCCCCGGCTTGGTGTACAACCTCGAATTTACCCGCGCCGTTATCGGCCGTTTCGACGTTGATTTGTTTGAAGAATTTTTCCACGGCCTCGTCAACCACAGCATGATGTCGCTGCACATCGACAACCTGCGCGGCAAAAATGCCCACCATCAGGCAGAAACCGTGTTCAAAGCCTTCGGCCGCGCCTTGCGCACGGCAGTCGAATTCGACGAACGCCTTGCCGGCAGAATGCCCTCCACCAAAGGCACGCTGACCGACTAA
- the hisC gene encoding histidinol-phosphate transaminase: protein MTAPVSFVRDDIRAMTAYHVADVPEGFIKLDAMESPCHPFAGDASLMAQWQETLAQAALNLYPNPAASGLQQALRDAFQIPDAAQIALGNGSDELIQFITLLTAKAGATMLAVEPSFVMYKHNAALFGMNYVGVPLNEDFTLNLPAVLTAIETHNPALVFIAYPNNPTGVCFKREEVEAVIRTAKGIVVVDEAYGAFSHDSFLPQAGSIANLVVMRTVSKIGFAGIRIGYAAGCAKIMNELAKILPPYNMNQLSLATAKFAMRHFDRINANILILKQEREQMLKELSAIGRLKAYPSEANFITLHVPDAQILFETMKQAKILIKKLHGAHPLLEQCVRITVGSPEQNDAVLAVLRRTYSS, encoded by the coding sequence ATGACCGCCCCCGTTAGCTTTGTCCGCGATGACATTCGCGCCATGACCGCCTACCATGTCGCCGATGTGCCCGAAGGTTTTATCAAACTCGATGCAATGGAAAGCCCCTGCCATCCGTTTGCGGGCGATGCGTCGCTGATGGCGCAATGGCAGGAAACGCTGGCACAGGCCGCGCTCAATCTTTATCCGAATCCCGCAGCAAGCGGTTTGCAGCAGGCATTACGCGATGCGTTTCAGATTCCCGATGCGGCGCAAATCGCACTGGGCAACGGCTCGGACGAGCTGATTCAGTTTATTACCCTGCTCACCGCCAAAGCGGGCGCGACCATGCTGGCGGTCGAGCCGAGTTTTGTGATGTACAAGCATAACGCGGCGCTTTTCGGCATGAATTATGTCGGCGTGCCGCTGAACGAAGATTTCACCTTAAACCTGCCTGCGGTGTTAACCGCCATCGAAACGCACAACCCTGCGCTGGTCTTTATTGCCTACCCCAACAATCCGACGGGCGTGTGTTTCAAGCGCGAAGAAGTGGAAGCCGTTATCCGCACGGCCAAAGGGATTGTGGTGGTGGATGAGGCTTACGGCGCATTCAGCCACGATTCGTTTCTGCCGCAGGCGGGCAGCATTGCTAATCTGGTAGTGATGCGCACGGTCAGCAAAATCGGTTTTGCAGGCATCCGCATCGGCTATGCCGCAGGCTGCGCGAAAATCATGAACGAATTGGCAAAAATCCTGCCGCCTTACAATATGAACCAGTTAAGTTTGGCGACGGCAAAATTCGCCATGCGGCATTTTGACCGAATCAACGCCAATATATTGATTTTAAAACAGGAACGAGAACAGATGCTTAAAGAATTATCCGCAATAGGCCGTCTGAAAGCCTATCCGAGCGAGGCCAACTTTATTACTTTGCATGTTCCCGATGCACAAATATTGTTTGAAACAATGAAACAGGCTAAAATCCTAATCAAGAAATTACACGGCGCACACCCGCTGCTCGAACAATGCGTGCGCATTACCGTCGGTTCGCCCGAGCAGAATGATGCGGTATTGGCTGTTCTGCGTCGAACTTATTCATCGTGA
- a CDS encoding tetratricopeptide repeat protein, protein MKRIAAILLIAVLSACSANEQAGHKQAAAERGITSVTMEWLLENGEAAYVQHDYNQAMTLFTQASAAGSTAAPRYIGLMYLNGYGVKKNARRAVAELNKAAVKGDAAAQYWLAYCYEQGIGTERDYDEAVKWYLSSANQGESAAAPAMTALGRLAESKEESEGWYRKAAAAGGKEAQAALSYLASQ, encoded by the coding sequence ATGAAACGGATTGCCGCCATCTTACTCATTGCGGTTTTGAGCGCGTGCAGCGCCAACGAACAGGCAGGCCATAAGCAGGCCGCTGCCGAGCGCGGCATTACCAGCGTCACGATGGAATGGCTGCTGGAAAACGGCGAAGCCGCCTACGTGCAACACGATTACAACCAAGCCATGACCCTGTTTACACAGGCTTCCGCCGCCGGCAGCACCGCCGCGCCGCGCTACATCGGCCTGATGTATCTCAACGGTTACGGCGTGAAGAAAAACGCCCGCCGCGCCGTGGCCGAATTGAATAAAGCCGCCGTCAAAGGCGATGCCGCCGCGCAATATTGGCTGGCGTATTGTTACGAACAAGGCATCGGCACGGAACGCGATTACGATGAAGCCGTCAAATGGTATCTTTCTTCCGCTAATCAGGGCGAATCTGCCGCCGCACCGGCCATGACCGCCTTGGGTCGTTTGGCGGAAAGCAAGGAAGAATCAGAAGGTTGGTATCGGAAAGCCGCCGCCGCGGGCGGAAAGGAAGCGCAGGCGGCGCTGTCTTATTTGGCTTCGCAATAA
- a CDS encoding PhoH family protein — MTHTVHLQFDDIDNTVLQRLCGALDSNLDALARALGIEISRRFGNFTFFGEHAHAGRRALLALAEAAEHGDLEENAIQLAAVEAKTADEAYEEKTRDQQYYFRTKRGSIGGRTPRQNGYIRALLNHDVVFGLGPAGTGKTYLAVAAAVDAMEKHQIERIVLVRPAVEAGEKLGFLPGDLAQKVDPYLRPLYDALYDLMGFDRVTKLMEKGLIEIAPLAYMRGRTLNGAYVILDEAQNTTPEQMKMFLTRIGFGAKAVITGDISQIDLPRNIKSGLKDAREKLCGVEGLYFHTFTSEDVVRHPLVQKIVEAYDAADAAAERG, encoded by the coding sequence ATGACCCACACCGTCCATCTTCAGTTTGACGATATCGACAACACCGTTTTACAGCGCCTCTGCGGTGCGCTCGACAGCAACCTCGACGCACTTGCCCGTGCGCTCGGCATCGAAATCAGCCGCCGTTTCGGCAACTTTACTTTTTTCGGTGAACACGCCCACGCCGGCCGCCGCGCCTTGCTCGCGCTGGCCGAAGCCGCGGAACACGGCGATTTGGAAGAAAATGCCATTCAGCTTGCCGCCGTCGAAGCCAAAACCGCCGACGAAGCATATGAAGAAAAAACGCGCGACCAGCAATATTATTTCCGCACCAAACGCGGTAGCATCGGCGGGCGTACGCCGCGCCAAAACGGTTACATCCGCGCCTTGCTCAACCACGATGTCGTGTTCGGCCTCGGCCCCGCCGGTACCGGCAAAACCTATCTCGCCGTTGCCGCCGCCGTCGATGCAATGGAAAAACACCAAATCGAACGCATCGTTTTGGTGCGCCCCGCCGTCGAAGCCGGTGAAAAACTCGGTTTCCTGCCCGGCGATCTGGCGCAGAAAGTCGATCCCTACCTGCGCCCGCTCTACGATGCGCTGTACGACCTGATGGGCTTCGACCGCGTGACCAAGCTGATGGAAAAAGGGCTGATCGAAATCGCCCCGCTGGCCTATATGCGCGGGCGCACGCTCAACGGCGCGTATGTCATCCTCGACGAAGCGCAAAACACCACGCCCGAGCAGATGAAGATGTTCCTCACCCGCATCGGATTCGGCGCGAAAGCCGTGATTACCGGCGACATCAGCCAAATCGACCTGCCGCGCAACATCAAATCCGGCCTGAAAGACGCGCGCGAAAAACTGTGCGGTGTCGAGGGGCTGTATTTTCACACCTTTACCAGTGAAGACGTCGTGCGTCATCCGCTGGTGCAAAAAATCGTTGAGGCCTACGACGCGGCCGATGCGGCGGCGGAACGGGGGTGA
- a CDS encoding DUF4126 domain-containing protein codes for MFDFTILISIALGIGLAAASGFRVFLPLFALSLSAYFGLWPLNENFQWLASVPALIILGVATVAEIGAYLFPFIDNLLDTLAVPLAGVAGTAVMASTTADLSPAVTWTLAVIAGGGAAAAVKGINATARAAGTATTAGLANPVVSVAETGAAAGMAALSLFVPFLTLGVLLVLVFWLWRRYRGFQARRMVN; via the coding sequence ATGTTTGACTTCACCATACTCATCAGTATCGCGCTCGGCATCGGTTTGGCGGCGGCCAGCGGGTTCCGCGTATTTCTGCCGCTGTTTGCCCTCAGCCTGTCGGCGTATTTCGGGCTTTGGCCGTTAAACGAAAACTTCCAATGGCTCGCTTCCGTGCCCGCACTGATTATTTTGGGCGTGGCGACGGTGGCGGAAATCGGCGCGTATCTGTTTCCCTTTATCGACAACCTGCTGGATACGCTGGCCGTGCCGCTGGCGGGCGTGGCGGGAACGGCGGTGATGGCTTCGACCACGGCGGATTTAAGCCCTGCGGTCACTTGGACGCTGGCGGTGATTGCCGGCGGCGGTGCGGCTGCTGCGGTGAAAGGGATCAACGCGACGGCACGCGCGGCGGGCACCGCGACTACGGCGGGTTTGGCCAATCCCGTGGTGTCGGTGGCGGAAACGGGCGCGGCGGCGGGAATGGCGGCGTTGAGCCTGTTTGTGCCGTTTTTGACGCTGGGCGTGTTATTGGTTTTGGTGTTTTGGCTGTGGCGGCGCTACCGTGGTTTTCAAGCGCGGCGCATGGTGAACTAG